GATCGCTGCAACTGATAGCCTGAAAGCTAAAGAAGCCATTCGTCGCATCGAAGAGATTACTGCTGAGATCGAAGTGGGCCGCGTTTACTCAGGCAAAGTGACACGTATCGTTGATTTTGGTGCCTTCGTGGCAATCGGCGGCGGTAAAGAAGGTTTGGTTCACATCTCTCAGATTGCTGACAAGCGTGTAGAGAAAGTGACCGACTATCTGCAGATGGGCCAGGAAGTTCCAGTTAAAGTGATGGAAGTGGACCGTCAGGGCCGTGTACGCCTGAGCATCAAAGAAGCGACAGAGCAGAAACCAGCGGAAGAAGTTGCTACCGCTGCAACTGATGCATCTGACGCCGAGTAAGCGTTTACCGATTGGCCTCTCCCTGCTCTGTGGGGAGAGGTATTTAGATCATCGCGAGGGCGGGAATCCTTGTGCACAGCAGGAGGATGACAGGATGGTTGTCCCAATGTTTGTATTCGGGAGTGGGAAATGAAGCCTTTTTTGCGCTGGTGTTTTGTTGCGACAGCTATCACGCTGGCAGGATGCAGCAACTCCAATTGGCGTAAGAACGAAGTTCTGGCTGTACCTTTGCAGCCCACACTGCAGCAAGAGGTGATCCTGGCACGCATGGAACAAATTCTTGCCAGTCGTGCCCTGACCGATGATGAACGCGCACAGCTATTATATGAGCGCGGAGTGTTGTATGATAGTTTGGGTCTGAGGGCATTAGCGCGGAACGATTTTTCGCAAGCGCTGTCTATAAGACCAGATATGCCTGAGGTATTTAATTATCTCGGTATATACTTAACGCAGGCAGGCAACTTTGATGCTGCCTATGAAGCGTTTGATTCTGTACTTGAGCTTGATCCAACTTACAACTATGCGCATTTAAACCGTGGTATCGCCCTCTATTACGGCGGTCGATACAAGTTAGCGCAAGATGATCTGCTGGCGTTTTATCAAGACGATCCTAACGATCCTTTCCGCAGCCTTTGGCTCTATCTCGTTGAAAGCGAAATGGATGCCGACAAGGCAAAAGTTACGCTGAGACAGCGTCATGACAAAGCGGTCCGGGACCAATGGGGATGGAATATTGTCGAGTTCTACCTTGGCGACATCAGTGAAAAAACATTGATGGAACGTCTCAAGGCGGACGCAACGGATAACACCTCGCTCGCTGAACATCTCAGTGAAACCAACTTCTATTTAGGTAAGTACTACCTAAGTCTGGGGGAGAAGGACGACGCGAAAGCGTTGTTCAAACTGGCGGTGGCCAACAACGTAAACAACTTTGTTGAACACCGATACGCATTGTTGGAACTGGCGCAACTCGGCCAGACACAAGACGATTTATCAGAATCTGACCAGCAATAGCTGACGAACTTTTATTGCCTGAATACCTGTAAAGTCATCATCTTCAGAGATGAGGGCTTTTCTGTTCGTCAAAACTTCTAATTTGAGCCGGTTCACACTTTTTGATGAAAATGACTGAAAGTTTTCACGACGAGTTATGTAGACTGGCCGCCGCAATCTAAGAGGCACGTGTACTACATGACTGATATTCAAACCACTTTTGCTGACCTTGGCCTGAACGCCGACATCCTCGAATCACTGAACGGTATGGGCTACGTTAAGCCTTCTCCAATCCAGGCTGAGTGTATTCCTCACCTGCTGGCTGGCCGTGATGTGTTGGGTATGGCGCAGACCGGTAGTGGTAAAACCGCGGCATTCTCGTTGCCGCTGCTAAACAACATTGATCCTACTGTTAAAGCACCGCAAATTTTGGTGCTGGCACCTACCCGTGAATTAGCGGTGCAGGTTGCTGAAGCCGTCACAGAATTCTCTAAACACATGCGTGGCATTAACGTTGTAGCCCTGTACGGCGGCCAACGTTATGACGTGCAGCTGCGCGCACTGCGTCAGGGACCACAAGTCGTTGTGGGTACGCCTGGTCGTCTGCTGGATCACCTGAAACGCGGCACGTTAGATCTTTCTAACCTGCGCGGTCTGGTACTGGACGAAGCTGATGAAATGCTGCGTATGGGCTTCATCGAAGACGTTGAAACCATCATGGCGCAGATTCCAGACGGTCATCAGACCGCGCTGTTCTCAGCCACCATGCCAGAAGCGATTCGTCGTATTACTAAACGCTTCATGAAAGATCCGCAGGAAGTGCGCATCCAGTCAAGCCTGACTACGCGTCCAGACATTTCTCAGTCTTACTGGACCGCTTACGGCCGTAAAACTGATGCGCTGGTTCGCTTCCTGGAAGCTGAAGATTTCGATGCAGCTATTATTTTCGTGCGTACCAAAAATGCCACGCTGGAAGTGGCCGAAGCGCTGGAGCGTAGCGGTTATAACAGTGCAGCATTGAACGGTGACATGAACCAGGCACTGCGTGAGCAGACGCTGGAGCGCTTGAAAGATGGTCGTCTCGACATCCTGATCGCTACCGACGTTGCCGCACGTGGCCTGGACGTTGAGCGTATCAGCCTGGTTGTAAACTTTGATATCCCAATGGATGCAGAGTCTTACGTTCACCGTATCGGTCGTACTGGCCGTGCAGGTCGTGCAGGTCGCGCATTGCTGTTCGTTGAGAACCGCGAGCGTCGTCTGCTGCGCAATATTGAACGTACTATGAAGCTGACCATTCCAGAAGTTGAGCTGCCTAATGCAGAACTGCTGGGTGAGCGTCGTCTGGCCAAGTTCGCGGCTAAAGTACAGCAGCAGCTGGAAAGCAG
The sequence above is drawn from the Pantoea nemavictus genome and encodes:
- the yrbN gene encoding protein YrbN, translating into MKMTESFHDELCRLAAAI
- the nlpI gene encoding lipoprotein NlpI, coding for MKPFLRWCFVATAITLAGCSNSNWRKNEVLAVPLQPTLQQEVILARMEQILASRALTDDERAQLLYERGVLYDSLGLRALARNDFSQALSIRPDMPEVFNYLGIYLTQAGNFDAAYEAFDSVLELDPTYNYAHLNRGIALYYGGRYKLAQDDLLAFYQDDPNDPFRSLWLYLVESEMDADKAKVTLRQRHDKAVRDQWGWNIVEFYLGDISEKTLMERLKADATDNTSLAEHLSETNFYLGKYYLSLGEKDDAKALFKLAVANNVNNFVEHRYALLELAQLGQTQDDLSESDQQ
- a CDS encoding DEAD/DEAH family ATP-dependent RNA helicase, which gives rise to MTDIQTTFADLGLNADILESLNGMGYVKPSPIQAECIPHLLAGRDVLGMAQTGSGKTAAFSLPLLNNIDPTVKAPQILVLAPTRELAVQVAEAVTEFSKHMRGINVVALYGGQRYDVQLRALRQGPQVVVGTPGRLLDHLKRGTLDLSNLRGLVLDEADEMLRMGFIEDVETIMAQIPDGHQTALFSATMPEAIRRITKRFMKDPQEVRIQSSLTTRPDISQSYWTAYGRKTDALVRFLEAEDFDAAIIFVRTKNATLEVAEALERSGYNSAALNGDMNQALREQTLERLKDGRLDILIATDVAARGLDVERISLVVNFDIPMDAESYVHRIGRTGRAGRAGRALLFVENRERRLLRNIERTMKLTIPEVELPNAELLGERRLAKFAAKVQQQLESSDLDQYRALLSKMQPGEDLDIETLAAALLKMAQGERPLILPPEAPRPARREFSDRPERSERRDSRDSRGPRESRDSRDGDRPRRERRDVGEMQLYRIEVGRDDGVEVRHIVGAIANEGDISSRYIGNIKLFGTHSTIELPKGMPGEVLQHFTRTRILNKPMNMQLMGDAPVHERSERRGSGAPRDGAPRGEGAPRRFSERREGGREGGRFSREGGRGPRREEGAAAAPRRRDA